In Symmachiella dynata, the following are encoded in one genomic region:
- a CDS encoding sugar phosphate isomerase/epimerase family protein — MTVTPQPHDTHSDRRHFLKQSLALAAAGAGGAVLAPEAVAAKPIVRTGKPYMKLSLAAYSYRKYLDFKNPTMTMPDFITEAASLNLDGCELTSYWFANYPGEIDTAYLLSLKEQAFRLGLDISGTAINNNFCLPEGDARQKSLEHTRRWIDYAAIIGAPVIRIFAGYVPQGETMETALERCVAGVNESLDYAAQKGVVLAIENHGGITAEADGLLAICERVQDSPWFGVNFDSGNFHTADPYGDLAKIAPYAVNAQIKVDMKPADRPQEPADLDRIIKILDDAGYRGYVVLEYEGKGEPKTEIPKYIDQLRKAIGR, encoded by the coding sequence ATGACAGTCACACCTCAACCGCACGATACCCATTCCGACCGCCGCCATTTTCTGAAGCAAAGTTTGGCCCTCGCAGCAGCGGGTGCCGGCGGCGCGGTCCTCGCTCCAGAAGCCGTGGCTGCCAAACCAATCGTGCGAACCGGCAAGCCGTACATGAAGCTCAGCTTGGCGGCTTATTCGTATCGCAAGTATCTGGATTTCAAAAACCCCACGATGACGATGCCCGATTTCATCACCGAAGCGGCGTCGCTCAATCTCGATGGATGTGAACTGACCAGTTATTGGTTTGCGAATTACCCTGGAGAAATCGACACCGCCTATTTGCTCTCGCTCAAGGAACAGGCGTTTCGCTTGGGGTTGGATATTTCCGGCACAGCGATCAACAACAACTTCTGCCTGCCGGAAGGGGACGCCCGGCAAAAGTCGTTGGAACATACGCGCCGCTGGATTGACTACGCCGCCATTATCGGCGCCCCGGTGATCCGCATCTTTGCCGGCTATGTCCCGCAGGGGGAGACAATGGAGACAGCACTTGAGCGGTGCGTCGCCGGTGTGAACGAATCGCTGGATTATGCCGCTCAAAAAGGAGTCGTGCTGGCAATCGAAAACCACGGGGGGATCACAGCCGAAGCGGACGGTCTGTTGGCGATCTGCGAACGCGTGCAAGATTCGCCCTGGTTCGGGGTGAACTTCGACAGCGGCAATTTCCACACGGCAGACCCCTATGGCGATTTGGCCAAGATCGCGCCGTATGCCGTTAACGCGCAAATCAAGGTCGACATGAAACCAGCCGACCGACCGCAAGAACCGGCGGACCTCGATCGGATCATCAAGATTCTGGACGATGCCGGATACCGCGGATATGTCGTGTTGGAGTACGAGGGGAAAGGCGAACCGAAAACCGAGATCCCCAAATACATCGATCAGCTTCGCAAAGCGATCGGACGTTAG
- a CDS encoding STAS/SEC14 domain-containing protein produces the protein MLDHKLLEAEGILVLTPQAPLTSDDFQGIAAEVDPYIESKGNLQGILIEAESFPGWHDFGSFVSHVQFVRNHHRHVKKIAAVSDSEFLTIAPKIASHFVQAEVRHFAFGDREAAMTWLKE, from the coding sequence ATGCTAGATCACAAATTGCTCGAAGCTGAAGGCATTCTCGTACTGACTCCCCAGGCACCTCTGACGTCTGACGACTTCCAAGGGATTGCTGCCGAGGTTGACCCTTACATCGAATCGAAGGGGAATCTCCAGGGAATTCTGATCGAGGCAGAGTCCTTCCCGGGGTGGCACGACTTTGGATCTTTTGTTTCTCACGTACAATTCGTACGCAATCATCATCGCCATGTGAAAAAGATCGCAGCTGTTTCCGACAGTGAGTTCCTCACAATCGCACCAAAGATCGCCAGCCATTTTGTCCAGGCCGAAGTGCGGCACTTTGCATTCGGAGACCGGGAAGCGGCCATGACATGGCTCAAGGAATGA
- a CDS encoding IS4 family transposase, protein MARKKAKRVSDADLTGLKYLKRISSLLKRLRPVGCERDKAGNRDLFFDQYCGLILLYMFNPIVTSLRGMQQTSQLKKVQRLLGCQRASLGSLSEAARVFDPELLREIAGELLQRAPQRADCDPRLKDFAQTLTAVDGSLLKKLPQITQACFATRNDRGFKLHAHFEILKGVPVKSAVTDASGQGPANEKNVLRSQLEPDRCYVIDRGYEQFSLFNAIVDVGSSYVCRIRNDRAFTADEVRELDEEARAAGVLEDAIGQLGSPKSRRIEHPQHRVRRVVIRAETHPKRGGRKRAAATHDVVLVTNLLDVPAEIIALIYRSRWMIELYFRFLKHVLGCRKLLSDCDNGIEIQTYCAIIACLLISLVTGRKPTLRTYEMLCYYFQGLADEEELLAHINRLPPHATTSV, encoded by the coding sequence GTGGCCAGGAAGAAAGCGAAGCGGGTTTCCGATGCGGATTTGACCGGACTGAAATATCTGAAACGAATCTCTTCGCTGCTCAAACGCTTGCGGCCCGTCGGCTGCGAACGGGACAAAGCGGGCAATCGCGACTTGTTTTTTGATCAGTATTGCGGGTTGATACTGCTGTACATGTTCAACCCGATCGTCACTTCGCTGCGCGGCATGCAACAAACCAGCCAACTCAAAAAAGTGCAGCGCTTGCTGGGCTGCCAACGGGCTTCGCTGGGTTCGTTGTCCGAAGCGGCACGTGTGTTTGACCCGGAATTGCTGCGGGAAATCGCCGGTGAACTGCTCCAGCGCGCTCCGCAACGCGCCGACTGCGACCCGCGGCTGAAAGACTTCGCGCAGACCTTGACCGCCGTCGACGGCAGCCTGCTGAAGAAGCTGCCGCAAATCACGCAGGCCTGTTTTGCCACCCGCAACGATCGCGGTTTTAAGCTGCACGCGCACTTTGAAATCCTCAAAGGCGTGCCTGTCAAATCGGCAGTCACCGACGCCAGCGGCCAAGGACCGGCCAATGAAAAAAACGTGTTGCGCAGCCAATTGGAACCGGATCGCTGCTACGTGATCGATCGCGGTTACGAACAATTTTCGCTGTTCAACGCGATCGTCGATGTCGGCAGCAGCTACGTTTGCCGCATCCGCAACGACCGCGCGTTTACGGCTGACGAGGTTCGCGAACTGGACGAGGAGGCGCGGGCGGCGGGCGTGTTGGAAGACGCCATCGGCCAACTCGGTTCGCCCAAATCGCGACGGATTGAGCATCCGCAGCATCGCGTGCGGCGGGTGGTGATTCGCGCCGAAACGCATCCCAAGCGAGGCGGACGCAAGCGGGCCGCTGCCACGCACGACGTCGTGCTGGTGACGAACTTGCTGGACGTGCCGGCGGAAATCATCGCGTTGATTTATCGCAGTCGCTGGATGATCGAATTGTACTTTCGGTTTTTGAAACATGTGCTGGGCTGCCGCAAGTTATTAAGCGACTGTGACAACGGAATCGAAATTCAAACGTACTGTGCGATCATCGCTTGCCTGCTGATCAGCCTAGTGACCGGCCGCAAGCCGACGCTGCGGACGTATGAAATGCTTTGTTATTACTTCCAAGGTTTGGCGGATGAAGAAGAACTACTGGCCCACATAAACCGTTTGCCGCCGCACGCCACGACAAGCGTCTAA
- a CDS encoding PQQ-binding-like beta-propeller repeat protein encodes METEFAQVSGTSRTIAIIRLILAWIGTLSILPYTWGRTIVYWMSQGAPETSFLQLLIATIAGLAVLTYGVGSKFRHPRTKYVLLGCVVASWLAANVALIWTNSGTVISRFSLLPGFLPATLFVLWLGWIAFLPWSWPRRFFVTCATAVLLIPFLMIYRVAGLTGDGKVDFAFRTTAQRTFAADKKPQANDAVDPSEHTLNVAPGDFPQFLGPDRNGVITGVDLARDWEANPPQLLWRKPVGYGWSGFSIVGDYALTQEQRNERECVVCYDINTGDEIWVHSDDAFYDSTLGGPGPRGTPTVRDNRVYTWGATGVLDCLDGSTGEAIWSKNVLQEADANNLTYGISSSPLVTDTLVMIGLTGGEHPALVGYDRETGEQVFAAGEWKTSYSSPILVNVDGVPQVLNFTRNGLLSHDPETGQVLWQHKFGNDQGINASQPLMVPGRDDQIFLSSGYGVGSELITVKQTDGKWNITSEWTSRRMATKFTTAVIDGDHVYGLDNGIFACISLKTGKHVWKKGRYGHGQILQVGDLILVQTEKGPVVLVDPDPEKLIELGRIPALSSKTWNTLAYAHGKLLVRNDLEAVCYELPLAKSAE; translated from the coding sequence ATGGAAACTGAATTTGCACAGGTCAGTGGTACCAGCCGGACGATTGCGATCATTCGCTTGATTCTCGCCTGGATCGGGACGTTATCCATCCTGCCCTACACGTGGGGGCGCACGATTGTGTATTGGATGTCCCAAGGAGCACCGGAAACATCGTTTCTGCAACTGCTGATTGCCACCATTGCTGGGCTGGCGGTGCTGACTTATGGAGTCGGTAGCAAATTCAGACATCCCCGCACTAAATACGTGCTGTTGGGCTGCGTCGTGGCCTCGTGGCTAGCGGCCAATGTGGCGTTGATTTGGACGAACTCCGGCACGGTGATCTCGCGGTTTTCTCTGCTGCCGGGATTCTTACCGGCGACGCTGTTTGTGCTCTGGCTGGGTTGGATAGCATTTCTGCCTTGGTCCTGGCCGCGACGGTTCTTTGTGACCTGCGCGACGGCAGTGTTGCTAATCCCGTTTCTCATGATCTATCGCGTGGCGGGTTTGACCGGCGACGGCAAAGTCGACTTCGCATTTCGCACGACCGCGCAGCGGACGTTTGCCGCAGACAAAAAACCCCAAGCCAACGACGCGGTTGATCCCTCTGAGCACACGCTGAATGTGGCCCCGGGTGATTTTCCGCAATTTCTCGGCCCGGATCGCAACGGTGTCATCACGGGTGTGGATTTGGCCCGTGACTGGGAAGCGAATCCGCCGCAATTGTTGTGGCGCAAACCAGTGGGATATGGCTGGAGCGGATTTTCTATCGTCGGCGATTACGCGCTGACGCAAGAACAGCGCAACGAACGGGAATGCGTGGTCTGTTATGACATCAATACCGGCGATGAAATCTGGGTGCACAGCGACGACGCCTTTTACGATTCCACTCTGGGCGGCCCCGGCCCGCGGGGGACTCCGACCGTTCGCGACAATCGCGTCTACACCTGGGGCGCCACCGGCGTGCTGGATTGCTTGGATGGTTCAACCGGGGAAGCAATCTGGTCCAAAAACGTGCTTCAGGAAGCCGACGCCAACAATCTTACCTACGGCATAAGTTCGTCGCCGCTGGTGACGGACACATTGGTAATGATCGGATTGACCGGCGGCGAGCACCCCGCTTTGGTCGGCTATGATCGAGAGACGGGCGAACAAGTCTTTGCCGCCGGGGAATGGAAAACCAGTTATAGTTCGCCGATTTTGGTAAACGTCGACGGTGTTCCTCAGGTCTTGAACTTCACCCGCAACGGCCTGCTGAGCCATGATCCGGAAACCGGCCAAGTCTTGTGGCAACACAAATTTGGCAACGATCAAGGAATCAATGCCTCGCAACCGTTAATGGTTCCCGGGCGGGACGATCAGATTTTTCTGAGTAGCGGATACGGCGTAGGCAGCGAATTGATCACCGTCAAACAGACCGACGGCAAGTGGAACATCACCTCAGAATGGACCAGCCGCCGCATGGCCACGAAATTCACGACAGCTGTGATCGACGGCGACCATGTGTATGGTTTGGACAACGGCATCTTTGCCTGTATTTCGTTGAAAACCGGTAAGCATGTCTGGAAGAAGGGCCGCTACGGACACGGACAAATCCTGCAGGTGGGCGATTTAATTCTTGTGCAAACCGAAAAGGGGCCGGTGGTGCTTGTTGATCCCGATCCGGAAAAACTGATCGAGCTCGGCCGCATCCCCGCCTTGTCCAGCAAGACTTGGAACACGCTCGCCTACGCGCACGGCAAACTGCTTGTCCGCAACGATCTGGAAGCTGTTTGTTACGAATTGCCGCTGGCCAAATCGGCGGAGTAA
- a CDS encoding HprK-related kinase A, translating to MKLNDLSTTQLVQRAAGEGLCWRVGPFIVRLRTPLQDIVENIAFLYAGFPVLDGADYADHEVVVLPRGMTGKRVSIIADGRAIYPSEPRAIAVPLLEWTLNLCVFHQPSTNLILHAAVVERGGYALIMPAVPGSGKSTFCAALAHRGWRLLSDEVAILRRTDGRVVPATRPIGLKNASIDVIQQFAPEAVLGPGWPGTAKGTVAHCLPTEESIRRAGETAQPRWLMFPAYRHGAETELTPISKPRALVHAAADSFNYSVLGTEGFTALSRLVDACDCYELTYGDLEDAVTVVGQWTQLDDSAQPEADSAESSLPAETPPSAPSASQESPAKIGAAPTRIRELLLGALRQPEDLEELSPAEWDVLLRAARVTSLLSSLAVRVAELELLEKIPDGPRPHLEAARTVAIQHERIALWEVKRVERALMEMETPVVFLKGAAYLLAGCRFSRGRVITDVDVLLPRQNLAAAEAQLRDWGWIADEESPLDEQYYREWLHELPPLTHFRRGTSLDVHHTILPRTDRLEVRPELLFDEAVPYEEGNDQFLVLCPADMFLHAATHLFRNGDFSKGLRDLADLRGMLEELATTEHFWRHLVTLAEQFDLAGPCYYALRYTARYFDCHIPDDVKNATRAWKPVWPPLRVMDRLVDAAVIPRYLDRIDHRRERAIGILARLYLPRLRVAASPSFWKKRMPQWFGPRKPQT from the coding sequence GTGAAGCTAAATGATCTTTCCACAACGCAGTTAGTCCAACGGGCAGCCGGTGAGGGCCTGTGTTGGCGTGTGGGACCGTTCATTGTCCGGTTGCGGACGCCGCTCCAAGACATCGTCGAGAACATCGCCTTCCTTTATGCCGGCTTCCCGGTACTAGACGGTGCCGACTATGCCGATCATGAAGTCGTGGTTCTTCCCCGCGGCATGACCGGGAAACGGGTCAGTATCATCGCCGACGGGCGCGCGATCTATCCCTCCGAACCGCGCGCCATCGCTGTGCCATTGTTGGAATGGACACTGAACCTTTGCGTGTTTCACCAGCCGAGCACAAATTTGATCCTGCACGCCGCTGTCGTCGAACGAGGCGGCTATGCGCTGATTATGCCGGCAGTTCCCGGTTCGGGGAAAAGCACATTTTGCGCGGCACTGGCGCATCGTGGTTGGCGATTACTCTCAGACGAGGTGGCGATCTTGCGGCGGACCGACGGCCGCGTTGTGCCGGCGACCCGTCCTATCGGACTGAAAAATGCCTCAATCGACGTGATTCAACAATTCGCCCCTGAGGCAGTGCTCGGCCCCGGTTGGCCCGGCACGGCGAAAGGGACGGTCGCGCATTGCCTACCCACGGAAGAGAGTATCCGCCGCGCCGGGGAGACCGCCCAGCCGCGCTGGTTGATGTTTCCTGCCTATCGCCACGGCGCTGAAACGGAGCTGACGCCCATCTCCAAACCGCGCGCCTTGGTCCATGCCGCTGCCGATTCCTTCAACTACAGCGTGCTTGGCACTGAGGGCTTTACAGCTTTGTCGCGCTTGGTCGATGCGTGTGACTGTTATGAACTGACCTACGGCGATTTAGAAGATGCGGTGACCGTTGTCGGGCAGTGGACGCAGTTGGATGACTCCGCACAGCCCGAGGCGGATTCGGCGGAGTCATCGTTGCCGGCCGAAACGCCTCCTTCCGCTCCGAGTGCTTCCCAGGAGAGTCCCGCCAAAATCGGCGCAGCGCCGACCCGGATTCGCGAATTGCTGCTAGGAGCGCTGCGGCAGCCTGAGGATCTCGAAGAGCTCTCGCCTGCGGAATGGGATGTGTTGTTGCGTGCGGCACGCGTGACCAGTTTGCTTTCTAGTTTGGCGGTCCGCGTTGCTGAATTGGAACTGCTGGAGAAGATCCCCGACGGTCCCCGTCCGCACTTGGAAGCTGCGCGAACCGTCGCTATCCAACACGAGCGGATCGCCTTGTGGGAAGTCAAACGGGTCGAACGCGCGCTCATGGAGATGGAAACACCGGTCGTCTTTCTCAAAGGCGCCGCATACCTTTTGGCGGGATGCCGCTTTTCACGGGGCCGCGTGATTACTGATGTCGATGTCTTGCTTCCTCGACAAAACTTGGCCGCCGCCGAAGCGCAGCTCCGTGACTGGGGATGGATCGCCGATGAGGAAAGCCCGCTCGATGAACAGTACTACCGCGAATGGTTGCACGAGTTGCCTCCGCTGACACACTTCCGTCGCGGTACGTCGCTCGATGTGCACCATACGATTTTGCCACGGACCGATCGCTTGGAAGTGCGGCCCGAATTGTTATTCGACGAGGCGGTCCCTTATGAAGAGGGGAACGATCAATTCCTGGTGCTCTGTCCGGCAGACATGTTTTTACATGCGGCGACGCATCTTTTCCGCAACGGTGATTTTTCCAAAGGCCTGCGAGACTTGGCCGATTTGCGGGGCATGCTGGAGGAGTTAGCGACCACCGAGCATTTTTGGCGACACCTCGTGACCCTCGCTGAACAATTTGACTTGGCCGGCCCCTGCTATTACGCCCTGCGGTATACGGCTCGTTATTTCGATTGCCACATCCCGGACGACGTAAAAAACGCGACGCGGGCTTGGAAACCGGTTTGGCCGCCGCTGAGAGTGATGGATCGTCTGGTAGACGCTGCTGTCATCCCCCGCTATCTAGATCGCATCGACCACCGGCGTGAGCGTGCGATCGGGATTTTAGCGCGGTTGTATTTGCCCCGTTTGCGTGTCGCTGCCTCGCCATCGTTTTGGAAGAAGCGCATGCCGCAGTGGTTCGGGCCTCGCAAACCCCAGACCTGA
- a CDS encoding HPr-rel-A system PqqD family peptide chaperone, giving the protein MTQPHQLWTASRLGTFQWRNWDETETILFHTASGDTHVLSPPAAVVLKELEHASLPFEEIVKRVTISLGDVHDDSLADQVEQLLDDFDQLGLIEPVT; this is encoded by the coding sequence ATGACACAGCCTCATCAACTGTGGACCGCTTCGCGCTTGGGAACATTTCAATGGCGCAATTGGGATGAAACCGAAACCATCCTGTTTCATACCGCTTCGGGCGATACGCACGTCTTGAGTCCTCCGGCAGCTGTCGTCCTCAAAGAATTGGAACACGCCAGTTTGCCCTTCGAGGAAATCGTGAAACGCGTTACCATCTCGCTGGGTGATGTGCACGACGACAGCTTGGCCGATCAGGTCGAGCAACTTCTGGACGACTTCGACCAACTGGGGCTGATTGAGCCGGTTACGTGA
- a CDS encoding ribose-phosphate diphosphokinase: MTELTPAPGPRPGPRPQSFQAPQGDLTLLAGTGNPQLAAKIAAELGVQLLPSEAPRFSEGNVFVRVLENVRGRDVYVIQGVHLPVNDNFMELLFWIDALKRASAQQVTAVIPFFSYSKGDKKDEPRVSIRARVCADALEVAGCDRVLTMDLHSPQIQGFFGIPVDHLYGRHVICDHIQKLNIPDLVVCSPDIGFAKDAAAYADLLGTPVVIGNKLRTGHDETVQALEVIGDVEDKNVLLVDDFTISGGTLIAMADILKQRGAKDIYAAVTHGVLSQGAAPRIGNSVIKKLFMTDTIEYRLDEFPDNIEIIPVAPVFAEAIRSVHDRTSVSQLFPEK, encoded by the coding sequence ATGACGGAATTGACACCGGCACCAGGCCCCCGACCAGGGCCGCGCCCCCAATCGTTTCAAGCCCCTCAAGGGGACTTGACGCTGTTGGCGGGGACCGGAAATCCGCAATTGGCAGCGAAAATCGCTGCGGAGTTGGGTGTGCAACTGCTCCCCTCCGAAGCGCCGCGGTTCAGCGAGGGGAACGTCTTTGTCCGCGTGCTTGAGAACGTCCGCGGTCGCGATGTGTACGTCATTCAAGGCGTCCACCTGCCGGTCAATGACAACTTTATGGAATTGCTGTTTTGGATCGACGCACTCAAACGAGCCAGCGCGCAGCAAGTGACCGCCGTGATTCCCTTTTTCAGCTACTCCAAAGGGGATAAAAAAGACGAACCGCGTGTCTCGATCCGCGCACGCGTTTGCGCCGACGCTTTGGAAGTCGCCGGCTGCGACCGGGTGTTGACGATGGATTTGCACAGCCCGCAAATCCAAGGATTCTTTGGCATCCCCGTCGATCATCTCTACGGCCGGCATGTCATCTGCGATCATATCCAAAAACTGAACATCCCGGATCTCGTCGTCTGTAGCCCCGACATTGGATTCGCCAAAGATGCTGCCGCCTATGCCGACTTACTCGGCACGCCGGTCGTGATCGGCAACAAACTCCGCACCGGCCACGATGAAACCGTCCAGGCGTTGGAAGTGATCGGCGACGTCGAAGACAAAAACGTGCTGCTGGTCGATGACTTTACCATCTCCGGCGGAACGTTGATCGCGATGGCCGACATTCTCAAACAGCGCGGAGCCAAGGACATCTACGCCGCCGTCACTCACGGCGTGCTCTCCCAGGGAGCAGCGCCGCGCATTGGCAACAGCGTGATTAAAAAGCTGTTCATGACCGACACGATCGAATATCGACTCGACGAATTTCCCGATAATATCGAAATCATCCCCGTCGCCCCGGTCTTCGCCGAAGCCATCCGCTCCGTCCACGACCGCACCAGCGTCAGCCAACTGTTTCCGGAAAAATAA
- the mutS gene encoding DNA mismatch repair protein MutS: MAASKTTAPKSDAKKLTPMMQRYLEVKAEYPDSLLLFRMGDFYELFYEDAESAARVLNLTLTSRDKSSANPVPMAGFPYHALDGYLHKLIQAGFRASVCEQVEDPKQAKGLVRREVTRVVTPGTLTEDALLDPRQHNFLATIFPTKTAVGIAWLELSTGRFVTADLAPAHLGDELARLQPSECLVPSGQRPDWLEETLSFADGMLIGERPPWSFAADNAGQTLLKHFGTTTLEGFDVDITSPGVAAAGALLEYVQETQKSSLDHITRLEPYRRGTNLIIDEATRRSLELTQTLRDGARDGSLLSVIDETVSPMGARLLSDWLSNPLTDPVPINRRLDAIEELLPDAVLCRDVRDCLKQTYDLQRLTARIATGRASPRDLGFLAATLALLPKFKAKLAGRSSDLLRELETNLDLCADIRADIDNTLVDEPPLNYTDGGLIRVGYHEKLDELRDLARGGKEWIARYQAAEAERIGIPNLKVGFNKVFGYYLEVTAANADKVPAEYIRKQTLKNQERYITPALKEHEEKVLTAEHQANALEQELFSALRESVRGHVARLQTTAEILAQIDVLTALSVLAVGNDYCRPQLTDDPLLDIRDGRHPVLDRLQPTGQFVPNDVLLDPENCMVQLITGPNMAGKSTYIRQAALLTIMAQMGSFVPANAATIGIADRIFARVGASDELGRGQSTFMVEMTETARILNAATERSVVILDEIGRGTSTYDGISLAWAITEFLHDIIACRTLFATHYHELTELSKTLSATSNWNVSVHEDDDGIVFLHKIVEGSADKSYGIHVARLAGVPTGVLERADVILSTLEADHVDEHGRTKIPRRHTDRNNRQLSLFGVEPHPMLDSIRDMDINTMTPLAALEKLQQMKDELRQ, from the coding sequence ATGGCCGCATCCAAAACGACTGCTCCCAAAAGCGACGCAAAAAAACTGACGCCGATGATGCAGCGGTACTTGGAGGTCAAAGCGGAGTACCCCGATTCGTTGCTGCTGTTTCGGATGGGCGATTTTTATGAACTGTTTTATGAGGATGCCGAATCCGCTGCGCGGGTTTTGAATCTTACGCTGACCAGCCGGGACAAATCTTCCGCTAATCCGGTGCCGATGGCCGGGTTTCCCTACCACGCGCTGGACGGTTATCTTCACAAATTGATTCAAGCCGGTTTTCGCGCATCAGTCTGCGAACAGGTCGAAGACCCTAAACAGGCCAAAGGGTTGGTCCGCCGCGAGGTCACACGCGTCGTTACCCCCGGCACACTGACCGAAGACGCACTGCTCGATCCGCGGCAACACAACTTTTTGGCCACGATCTTTCCCACCAAAACAGCGGTCGGCATCGCGTGGCTGGAACTCTCCACCGGACGCTTTGTCACAGCCGATTTAGCACCGGCGCATCTGGGCGACGAACTGGCGCGGTTGCAACCTTCGGAATGTCTCGTCCCCAGCGGCCAACGTCCCGATTGGTTGGAAGAGACCCTCAGTTTTGCCGACGGGATGCTGATCGGCGAACGTCCGCCCTGGAGTTTCGCAGCTGACAATGCCGGGCAAACATTACTCAAACACTTCGGCACAACGACGCTGGAAGGTTTCGACGTCGATATCACCTCCCCCGGTGTGGCTGCCGCCGGCGCGCTGTTGGAGTATGTGCAGGAGACGCAAAAAAGCTCGTTGGATCATATTACGCGGCTGGAACCGTATCGTCGCGGCACGAATTTGATCATCGACGAAGCAACCCGCCGCAGCTTGGAACTGACGCAAACACTCCGCGACGGCGCTCGGGACGGCAGCTTGCTCTCGGTGATCGACGAAACCGTTTCGCCCATGGGCGCGCGGCTTTTGTCAGATTGGCTGTCCAATCCGCTCACCGACCCGGTGCCTATCAATCGGCGACTCGATGCAATCGAGGAGTTGCTGCCCGATGCGGTACTTTGCCGCGATGTCCGCGACTGTTTGAAACAAACCTACGACCTGCAGCGGCTGACCGCCCGCATTGCCACCGGCCGCGCCAGTCCGCGGGATCTCGGATTTCTCGCCGCGACGTTGGCGCTGTTACCGAAATTCAAAGCCAAACTGGCCGGGCGCAGCAGTGACTTGTTGCGCGAGCTGGAAACCAACCTCGACCTGTGCGCCGACATCCGCGCCGATATCGACAACACGCTCGTGGATGAACCGCCGCTGAACTACACCGACGGGGGGCTGATTCGTGTTGGTTATCATGAAAAACTGGATGAACTCCGTGACCTGGCCCGCGGCGGCAAGGAATGGATCGCCCGTTATCAAGCGGCCGAAGCGGAACGGATCGGCATTCCGAATCTGAAGGTCGGTTTCAACAAGGTTTTTGGGTATTACCTGGAAGTCACCGCCGCCAACGCCGACAAAGTGCCGGCGGAGTACATTCGCAAACAGACACTCAAAAACCAAGAACGGTATATCACCCCCGCACTGAAAGAGCACGAAGAGAAAGTGCTCACGGCGGAACATCAGGCCAATGCCTTGGAACAGGAGTTGTTCTCAGCCCTGCGGGAATCGGTCCGCGGACACGTGGCCCGCCTACAAACCACGGCTGAGATTTTGGCTCAGATCGACGTGCTGACGGCATTGTCCGTGTTAGCGGTGGGTAACGATTATTGCCGGCCACAACTGACCGACGATCCGCTGCTCGATATCCGTGACGGCCGGCATCCGGTGTTGGATCGTCTGCAGCCGACCGGGCAATTCGTCCCCAACGACGTGTTGCTTGATCCGGAAAACTGCATGGTGCAGTTGATCACCGGCCCGAACATGGCGGGAAAGAGTACCTACATCCGCCAAGCGGCGCTGCTGACGATCATGGCGCAGATGGGTTCATTCGTCCCGGCCAATGCCGCCACGATCGGCATTGCCGACCGCATCTTCGCGCGGGTCGGGGCTAGCGACGAATTGGGCCGCGGGCAAAGTACGTTTATGGTCGAAATGACCGAGACCGCCCGCATTCTCAACGCCGCCACCGAGCGGAGCGTGGTGATCCTGGATGAAATCGGCCGTGGAACGAGCACTTACGACGGTATTTCGCTGGCTTGGGCAATCACCGAGTTTTTACACGACATCATCGCTTGCCGCACATTGTTCGCCACACATTACCACGAGCTGACCGAACTGAGCAAAACGCTTTCAGCCACCAGCAACTGGAATGTGTCGGTGCACGAGGATGACGATGGGATTGTGTTTTTGCACAAGATCGTCGAAGGCTCGGCGGATAAAAGTTACGGCATCCACGTCGCCCGCTTAGCGGGTGTCCCAACCGGCGTGCTGGAACGGGCCGACGTGATTTTATCAACGCTGGAAGCGGACCACGTCGATGAACACGGCCGCACCAAAATCCCCCGCCGCCACACCGACCGCAACAACCGCCAACTCTCACTCTTCGGCGTCGAACCGCATCCCATGCTAGATTCAATCCGCGACATGGACATCAACACCATGACGCCGTTGGCGGCACTGGAGAAATTGCAGCAGATGAAGGATGAGTTGCGGCAGTGA